The following are from one region of the Schistocerca cancellata isolate TAMUIC-IGC-003103 chromosome 11, iqSchCanc2.1, whole genome shotgun sequence genome:
- the LOC126108208 gene encoding speckle-type POZ protein homolog: protein MEAVKDITETVAVNLGALLDAGDDAMVILEAGDTRLVVHRAVLADRSPVFAAMFAHDTLEACTGVVRIADISGPVLRELVSYLYTLRVPQLPGTAPQLLTAADKYGASGLKAECERQVAAQLTVETAAAAATLAVRHSCSDLRRAAIEFIKARTHEVMATQGWADAMRKQPEDLIEVSRLLYDPPPKTR, encoded by the coding sequence ATGGAAgcagttaaggacatcacagagacggtggctgtcaacctgggtgcACTCCTGGACGCCGGGGACGACGCCATGGTGATACTCGAGGCAGGTGACACTCGGCTGGTGGTGCACAGGGCCGTCCTGGCGGACAGGAGCCCCGTATTCGCGGCCATGTTCGCCCACGACACCCTCGAGGCCTGCACTGGCGTGGTGAGGATTGCCGACATCAGTGGCCCGGTGCTGAGGGAGCTGGTCTCCTACCTGTACACCCTGCGGGTCCCCCAGCTGCCCGGCACGGCCCCCCAGCTGCTGACTGCAGCGGATAAGTACGGGGCGTCGGGGCTGAAGGCGGAGTGCGAGCGGCAGGTGGCCGCTCAGCTGACCGTGGAGACCGCGGCGGCCGCAGCCACCCTCGCAGTCCGCCACTCCTGCAGTGACCTCAGGCGAGCCGCCATCGAATTTATTAAGGCACGTACCCACGAGGTGATGGCCACTCAGGGGTGGGCAGATGCGATGCGGAAGCAGCCGGAAGACTTGATTGAAGTGAGCCGGTTGCTGTACGATCCACCACCAAAAACCAGGTAA